The DNA region GTTTTCTAATTTAAaagtgatatatttttttaaattttaaagcatGAATATACGTAAGTATTATACCAATACTATTGAatcaaattaaatagaaaatatttaaagtgtaaaattgtaaaatcatTGTAATCCAAATTAAtactgatatatgccgaatacttatttaaatgctttaaaattcgtATTGATTAATAAGTATTCActtgttcatctatttccacaaacatttccgaatttccagtccgatatctgattttttttcaatttcgggaattcccgggtcaaaatataaatattcccgggattcgggaattcccggttttggccaaatcccgggatttttgtcccgggaattcccgggatgaacGCACTACTTCCATGGTAGCTGTTCACACTTAAAAGTAGTATCAGCTTTCAGAGATGCTtgggaaaaaaacaaacaagctaaattctttgaaatacctAATCTAGTTTAAATTATAAATACTTTCAAATGTCGattcaaattagaaaaaaatgaatattactaTTTATTTGTCAACggaaaagttacttaaaattatttatcaaaGATTTATAAAGTGCTTTCTTAAAAAACTCTTCAATTTTTTATCAGGAATTCCTCATGAAGAAAGCATAATTAGAAATAAAAGTTCTTCTTGGGATTCCCTGACCGgaataataagacccgtattttttgttctgccattagggtgatctacaccgtgttagggtggtccaaaaaatgtccATTTacttcgattttcgcaaaacccacttttttcaaaaaatataacttcgtgccattttatccgattttagctgtcttggacgcaaataaAAGGGTATTAGATAGGaaaaattagagcgtccaatttcccggagttacaaatttcccgggaaacgggaaattttcagtcaatttcccgggaaatcccgggaattcccgggaaattttaaatttagtaaaaattgttatgatcttggttttgattaatattatgcaacagaattgtataggacatcaacatcaatggtttaaaaaagtgtgaagatcaattaacagcttgactgcatgtaaaaaatcattcaactacaagaaaatgtattttggtattttttggtgagaaaatttaaatttgccactgtgataattttattgaattgagaaaaaacatgcagaaattatcttttcatgaaaaatactggtttcagctcttgaacaaatggtaaagctttttagtgttggtttcactccaaacaacccaattttcaaatatttgaagcaagctttgaagatatttttgcaattctggagaacaaacaatagaaagtaatttttcaatgatttttttttgtattaatatgcaatatgatttaaattatacgatgaattaacatcattccacaaaaagtcttcaattttttcacatttaaccctctaacacctcgacgtcgtcgtgctatcttgtcgcaaccgccattttgacgttccgagaaaaacgcgttttaatgtttgaccttgaatattcaaaaacgagagcacgcaatgtaaacaataacaatcacgttttgtttggctcaccattctgtgcattgtcccaaagtttggttgaagttggttgctggagtcccgagttttaattacaaatgtttacggtagtctagcatgtacgtgcgacaaacgcatcctgactttcctggtccgaaatccctttggtcttttgtcgcacttacatcaatttccatggagtgacaagatagcacgacaagattgaaactactttcatatgtaaagtgacaaaaatgcacggagtttttgcggtttttgttgaatatctcaggattgaaatcgaattttggggatctgtgaaggtcaaaggtgaggcattgtgagctgcacaaaatggcgttcttaactcaatttggcccaaaatgcacgtacgacaagttagcacgatggcgacgacctgtagttgcaccagtgctccataattctttacttcaaattgtaatttcttcagtactaggtattcaaccaaatgaattaattcttttgcacaaattcgattttcatctaatttgatcatggtaaacacaAACGTAaaatatctcaattttaatttgttttgataaaataacatcaatctgttaagCTTACCTAATTGTTATAATTTAATACTTAtaaagcaagatctattcccagttgcttcaaaaataaatattatcagaaattattctgataacataatttctgataatctgattaattatatataaaccaaacaatacattaaattgaacaaaatcatattgaatttgttcatttattttttttttcagagcattttcaaaaaaaacagtttcacaaatttaagaaaatgtatatttccgcttgaatttcgggaattcccgggaaatttacaaatttcccgggaaacgggaaatattttttttcgggaaatcccgggaattcccgggaaattttttcccgggacgggaaattggacgctctaggaaaaatagataaaagtttcaaatatgTAGTCTAACATtcgaaaaggtcgtatgaaagcTTAAGATGCTGTTTTGAAcatggaaaaatgacgaaaacgggaaaaaatcaacttttttcactaaaactgcgataattttGAAACTAAAGTGATAACTACATACATGATtgagtactaaaattttcgtaaCTCGAAATGtagaaaacataacttcaccattttttgatatgtcatgtaattgtccgaggaatccgataaaaatatttccaaacatAGACTCTTTGGTTCAAacgaccttttcatatgttaggctaagTGTTGGTAACttcttaccattttttttttttgaaaaattttgagcccgattcgagaacttttctttttttttcattctgttttcgtggggaaccGATGTACAGAAAGGTTTGTGTTTATACCTTTACTTACTTTATTACCCAAGTAACAAATTAAGTTTTCTAACACTATTGAAGAGGTATTCAAGAGCATTCAAACAAAATtggaaataaaacatttaactcCTGAAAGCCGCATTAAATAAGAGTTAAACCTGCGTTAAGTGCAAAGTGGACCCGTTAAGGAGGTTATCAAGATTATTATTCAATACCAGTTTAAAACGTTTTGGTCCTATCTCAAGGTTTTATGTTGGTTCGCAAAAACTCTCTCAAATCTCATTAAAACTTATTCAAAACCAAGAAGCATTCAGTCTAACTTTCAGAATtctttaaaagcaaaataaaacatgatttgacACCTTTCAGTCTTGCATCATGtcaaattaaccaaatttaGAACCAAAAGCACTAAatatatattattttgaaaGCCATTCGGTTTTGTCAATTAATCTTAGTAATTGTATGATTTTCAGAGTTACGGATACACAAATTATAAATATGATATCATTATATTCTAGAGAAAATTATTAAGATTTCATCAATGATATACCCCGTAAGTCCTATGCCACGGAAATTTCACTGATTAATTTTTCGTAATACTTCGTAAAAAATTATCCCCTTgatatttttcccaaaattacatcgatttttgaaacagaaaaatattttatttggctTCCTCTTCATAAATTCAACATGGCTGCTTTTTTCAGCCGATTTTCAGCTCTGCAAACATGGCGAAAGAAATCAAAACTCTATTTACTCAAATAAAACtgctttaaatgttttgaacctTGTAATGCTCTTGTTAAAAACTTCTCAAGAGTGTCAGGGCGAGAGAAGCTCTTTTTTGAGAATACTCAAGAACTATAGAATTCAAGAAGGTTTTAACTTGGCTTTTATCAAGATAAAATCGCGTATTGCCAATGCCGTAGcgcatgctgattttgattgatTGGTATAGATCTGGTAgggagaaaattttgaaataaataaccaACTATCCAAGGCTGAAtggcttttaccaaaatgtaagccaaaaaacacaacaacgaaaaaaaaaatcaatcaaacgtCTCGTTTATTGACGATACATTGTAAGACAACATAATTTATATCCACTTTGCCACAAAAATGATTATGCGCAATAACAGTACAGACATCAACTGCAAAACTAATCAATTTtggttttggaaaatattccgcTTTCTCACAATtctatctcaaaattcaaacacACCACCAACTCAGTCATATTTATTATTATCAGCACACAGTTGATGAGACAAAAACGAAAGTTGATGAGAcagttatttgtaaaaaaatcactaagaATTTACTAGTATTTAAACCTGAAAACGTAATTTAATAAAACAGCTCGCCTCTTGAAAGTATTTCACTGCGGCGTTCGTCACGGACAACTAAATGTGTCGAAGTGACAGCACAAATCAAACAAGATTAATAAAATGCTCACTGAAGTCTAAAAAGATTTAAAGCAGACTTTGTTAAGTGATTTAGGCTTTACCAAGAATTCTTCAGGGATACttaaagaaaaaagttgaaaactgaATTAAAACTTCTAAACACATTTCTTTATCATATCTTGAGGAATTCTTGATAATATCTTTCAGATTTTGTGACGATAAAACCGGTTgggtttggtgaaaaatgtaataaatattttttgcatttaataaaactaatataaaactaCATAAGAATCTATAGCATTTGTCTTGTTACTTGGGTTGTTTAACCATACTCAACTGTCATAATTTCTTCAACATGAATTAAAACGAAATTTATCTACATAACTCAGCCGAGCTTctgtggccgtgaggttacgggtttcgccttgtaagcggaaggtgatgggttcgattcctgtctggctcggcaaagtcagatcccttaaaagagtaaatatgctcactgggaatactgaccggtaggggatgggtttcgactagcggcgtgctgggtttccaatccagaggtcgtgagttcgattctcgtaccgggatgatgaagtttttttttttttttttaaactctgtaaTGTACAAATATTGTAATTATTGTAACTTGATGTAATTCataaataaaaccgaattggattcacattttaatgaaaaactataatttaatcaacaaacaaaaaatgtataattcaTTATACATTTGCATTCTTCAATACATTTCAGCTCAGTTGGAGGTATTCAGGTTGAGTGGTTGGTGAGAAATTCGAAAAtaggtttaaaaaatatgccttttttcgttgcttcgaaatttattgaactttttgaatctgcaataacccagaagggtaattttttcattaaaaacgaattattattattttagggttatttttaagagtgtaacaatgggttgttgaagattcgaaaagaacattaaatttccctcaattgacatgtttaaaaaaaaccacaGTTAAATAgcgaaaaatggcagagttttgaaaacaatttttgttttttttttttcaatgatcacattgggcgtccaattttacatagaagTCCGTTTAACagcaaattttccaaaacatcaccatttcagggctgcaaattattgaaaagcacgtcttttttcgaatgttcacgcaaatcgaagagaggttgTGGCAACTGCTGTGAGGAGGAAAACTACCCGATAAAATGTGCAAGATCTCTGGATTACcaaaaagtttaagtttgttCAATATTCATTATCTTATAACTAACTTTTCCAAGTATGGAATTAATCCATAACTTTTATTACCTAACCAATCATTTTAAACGATGCCAAATTTTCGCAACAACAATTTCCAGCTCACGATGCTCTGAATTTCAAAACAGACAAACCCGCGCCACCACACACAGTTGCTCACGGCACAATTTTGTTAAAGCTCAAAGCACCGTCAAAATTCGTTTcactttcaccaaaaaaaatgcaaagcttCAGCTATTCAGCTGCTGATGCTGCCCAGTTTCCGCACGGACAGTGATTTAGCACACGTGAATTGAGTCGAACTCGAGACATTTGGCACTTGTTGTACACACTTTTGAGCACTTTATTTCATCGCAAAAACCACCCCCAAAAGCGCCGTCAAAACCGTCACGATCGGATTGATGCCAGCCAACGGTGCCGCTCCGGGCATGGTCAGCTTGACGACGCGGCCACTGCCCCGCCGGAACGCCTCCTGGTCCATCACGTTACACAGCGCCCCCGAGCACACGTTGAACTCCTGCAGCGTGATGTTCGGTCCCATCGCGGACGTCTGGTTGAAGCTGACCTCGAACGTCTCCAGGTACAGATCCTGGAGGGCCGTCTCGTTGAGCGCACAGCCGGCGTACCGGTGCCACTTGCGGTCCCCGTTGGCCTTCTCGATCAGGATCGAGCTGGTCAGGCAGCGCACCTCACCGCCGGGCTGTTCCGGCTCGCAGTAGTCGACCTCGTTGACGCGCTGGCAGTCGGCCCACGATCGGAACCGGCCGACGCAGTACCAGCACCGGATGGTGGCATTCGCGGCGTCCAGGCTGTCGTCGTTTTTCGGGTGCGATCGCTGACCGcggtcgtcctcgtcgtcgtaaCCTGAACGGAGAGATGCAAgttgaaaaaagtgtaaaagttGCAAATTTACCCTgacttttgttttattcaacccGATCAACCAAAGAAATTTCGCAATTaaatagttagtaaactttttaaaactttaatggTATGACGTGATGTGTCAAGAAAgacccaaaaccttttttcaactAAACAGTTTCAGGTCAAGGCGAAACGCTTAATGCGCGGTCGGTCGGCTTAAGATCTCCAAAGTGCTAGTTTAACCCGACTCTCGGTGGTTTTGGAAGGGGGGCAAGGGAATGTTGTCTAAGCCACAACTTTCCGAGTCAGCTCATTTAACGCGGATAGAGGCGGAGATTGTTGTTGTGCTGATGCTGCCTTTAACGTCATCTGTTTGTTTGAGAGCTGAGCAAGCCATGATTTCCGATGATGGAAGGTGCCATACCAAAAATAGACTCTTGATTGTTGCTAAAATAAGCTGCTAGAATCGTAGGATGTCATGGTGAGAAGGGAAATTATCGACTCACACGTTTTTATCATGATTTGGGAAAATAATTTCATAAACATCattgattgattttatttaggaaacctaattttaaatcaatttgtcaTTCGAACGGAAGCAAAATTAAGAGTCGTCCCTGGTTTAAGGAGACGGTCAAAACCATAtctaaatcgtcaaaaaattttTCTTATACTTTTGATCACGAGTTGTAACTTACAACCGATTAACGTTACTTGCTGATTCAGTTCCCAACATATTTCGATCAACAATGACCGGAAAGTCTCCTCTTTCGTGAAATGGTCATGGTCAAATAAAACCGTTGGAGAGCTAgagaactttttttgaattctatttttgtttcattttcttcTTGCACAAACTGGTTAATAAGAGACGGATTAGAACTAACTTTATCCTCTACTgttcacattattttttcgcaaattattatttttcctttgctttacttctcttgatttatatttttttgtttaattttggagTATATTTATGTGCATTTGTCTtctttattttatgtttgtatCTGGTAGTATTTTATTATTAGCAGTCACTTTTGCTTGTTTCTCACAGTTTTTACTATAGATACCATTAtcttttaaattgataaaaaatcttagaggcatagtctggtacACTACACAAATTACTGGAATcttattttcacataatataGAGGAAATGTTAGAAAGaatcacagccaaagttgacctcagaaaaaaatcattggcaAAGTTTCATAAAACAAGTCACTCTTTCAACCTaagaattttcttatttttgaagatttcttcattacaatgattttaaaagatcaaaaattggttgaaaattgatttttggcgaatttttaggTCAAAGCCAACCCCCGCCTAGTAGAAcgatattttttgctttaaaaataattctcaGCTTGCTGGTTGAAACAGTTTACCGAAGTTATTGTGAATTCTAGAAAGTTTCAACTTGTTTGGGGAATATTTTATCATGATGATTTCAAACATCttaacattcaaaattattcaaaatgatgaaaataagaTTTACCCCGGGCATTTAAGTCACACTTTTACtcaaaagttaaattatttcgattttttttaaatttaaacatatcatctcttttttcttttaattttattatgacAGATTTAAAGCCCTCCATTTTCAATTGAatgtcaatgttttttttctaaatgaaagattattttttagattaaaagatttaataattaaaatacgaTTAATGTAAGGCCTGCACGCCATTAGATGGGAGAGAAGTTCCTTCAAATCAGCTCTTTTCGTTGTATCGTCACGCCaagaatttcaattttcaaatttaaactaATTCGTCCTTTCAAgaagcatttgaaaatttgtgttcTTATAAAAATTACAGTTTAACGTTATTTGCCCATCACATTCTCATTTCGCGGATAGCACAGTTCAATCTACCTGACATTTCTCTGCAGTAGAACtaattatttttagaatttgtacaAACATTTGggagtttttttctttaactgtTCAAGTTTTTGCCACgactagataaaaaaaatcatcaatttttcgattttaaaatgttgtgtcaaaaaatcaatttaaatactactttatttaaatataagttttgattttaaattttcaaatatttttctaaaagattagaaaattttacgaatgattAATTCATTGACATTGAACATTGGACCGGTAGCATATTGGAGCActtacaaaaacttaaaaatttgaattgttttattatATGTATGTGGCTGTGTCTCaggaacgaaaaaaaagcagTGCACTGTGGtgcagatcgcaaaattaagtggaaattgAGATCCTGAAAAATGGTTCgatttggagctttggtgttttCAGAAGATTTGTTTCAAATAGGAACTAGCAACTTctgatttggttgaaaattaggatggtacacgattagggtgattttttttatatttttaggtttttttgtcttcaagggaaaagtgcatCGGACCACCCCAACGAAGTTTTGAAATTGTCCAACTGtatgtttttccaaaaaaaccaaaacgatttttggtcatattttgggtttataagtaaaattgtattgtaaaattgacaaaaatttaaatggaaaacCTAtagttaaataattttcaaacttcgTAAGGTTGGTCaaaatttattcttttattctcaAAATCTTACTGCAAAGTTATAATGTAAAGAGCAATACAATAAATTTCtgggaaataaacaaaaaagattTCATATACAAGTTTATTAGAATTATCTTTTCCAAATTCACCTATTCTTACggctgactttttttttaactttaactaGAAATTTAATTGAAGCGGTTAAAAATTTGAAACCTTCAATTTTTAACTAAGATTAACTACAAACCCATCCCTGTTTCCATTTACTAAAGCAGTTCACAAGGGAGAGGTTGCAAACCTGTtgcagacatttttgaaaacagtattttttgattttgctaGGGGTTTGCGAGACAAAGTTTGCCAACGTTaagaaacaaaaatgttttttttttatttggctatgAGCAGAGTGAACATTTTGCCTTTACTAAATAATACAAAACTACATTTTTGGCAGCTGCTTGTACACAAATGCTGTCTACATTTTAAAACCTGTAGCTTGAGAACGTTTGTTCGATCAATTTagtatcttcggcaaaattgttgtactgtaaaccggggtgactttgataggatttcaaattgtttttagcatattttccaacaggtaaggtttttctcaagattgttatttttaaaacatgtactggggtagactacacaaagtccatgcactatttcggaataaaagtttttttcaataatgttta from Culex quinquefasciatus strain JHB chromosome 3, VPISU_Cqui_1.0_pri_paternal, whole genome shotgun sequence includes:
- the LOC6047520 gene encoding uncharacterized protein LOC6047520 produces the protein MTAKTTTTLARRLVPGCCLLMLLASAVVLAQEDGGYDDEDDRGQRSHPKNDDSLDAANATIRCWYCVGRFRSWADCQRVNEVDYCEPEQPGGEVRCLTSSILIEKANGDRKWHRYAGCALNETALQDLYLETFEVSFNQTSAMGPNITLQEFNVCSGALCNVMDQEAFRRGSGRVVKLTMPGAAPLAGINPIVTVLTALLGVVFAMK